The proteins below come from a single Comamonas antarctica genomic window:
- a CDS encoding ferritin-like domain-containing protein produces MSDESVLMGVLQKRAQKLEDRRQFFRKTGGVAVGMAGGAILTACGGGGGDAIAQSSGPTDEEILNFALNLEYLESQFYHYAVFGTGLPANLQAGVGPQGAVIGGRAVAFRDPVVAQYAKEIAQDEIAHVAFLRQALGAAAVAQPQIDIGGTDPNGAFSVAARAAGLVGAGVAFDPYASDENFLLGAFIFEDVGVTAYKGASPLITNKTYLEAAAGILAAEAYHAGLVRTVLYAKGLATPALRDAAGAISDARDTLDGASDVDQGITGDATTSNIVPLDANGIAYSRSPGDVLNIVYLNKEAASKGGFFPAGVNGSLVMSSAYA; encoded by the coding sequence ATGTCCGACGAATCAGTGTTGATGGGTGTCTTGCAAAAACGTGCGCAGAAGCTCGAAGACCGGCGCCAGTTCTTCCGCAAAACCGGCGGGGTTGCCGTGGGGATGGCGGGCGGCGCGATATTGACCGCCTGCGGCGGCGGGGGCGGCGATGCGATTGCCCAGTCCTCGGGGCCGACCGACGAGGAGATCCTGAACTTCGCGCTCAACCTGGAATATCTGGAGTCGCAGTTCTATCACTACGCGGTGTTCGGCACCGGCCTGCCGGCCAACCTGCAAGCCGGTGTGGGCCCGCAGGGGGCGGTGATCGGCGGGCGCGCCGTGGCCTTCCGCGATCCGGTGGTGGCGCAGTACGCCAAGGAGATCGCTCAGGACGAGATCGCGCATGTGGCCTTCCTGCGCCAGGCGCTGGGTGCCGCCGCCGTGGCGCAGCCGCAGATCGACATTGGCGGCACCGATCCCAACGGTGCGTTTTCAGTCGCGGCGCGCGCCGCGGGGCTGGTCGGCGCCGGCGTGGCCTTCGATCCCTATGCCAGCGACGAGAACTTCCTGCTGGGCGCGTTCATCTTCGAGGACGTGGGCGTGACGGCCTACAAGGGCGCGTCGCCGCTGATCACCAACAAGACCTATCTCGAAGCCGCGGCGGGCATCCTGGCGGCCGAGGCCTACCACGCCGGCCTGGTGCGCACCGTGCTGTACGCCAAGGGGCTGGCCACGCCGGCGCTGCGCGATGCCGCTGGTGCCATCTCCGACGCGCGCGACACGCTCGATGGCGCCAGCGATGTGGACCAGGGCATCACCGGCGACGCCACGACCTCGAACATCGTGCCGCTCGATGCCAACGGCATCGCCTACAGCCGCTCGCCTGGCGATGTGCTGAACATCGTCTACCTGAACAAGGAAGCGGCTTCGAAGGGCGGATTCTTCCCGGCCGGCGTCAATGGTTCGCTGGTGATGAGCAGCGCCTACGCCTGA
- a CDS encoding MFS transporter — translation MVNPVIPSPSHPASASSSDRSFLKALLALGVGGFSIGTGEFVIMGLLPDAARDLGVSIPHAGHLISSYALGVVIGAPVLAVLGARMQRRALLMALMLLYAIGNFASAIAPGYAAMVLMRFLSGLPHGTYFGVAALVAAHLAPPGRRAQAVGYVMLGLTTATLVGVPLAAGLGQWLGWRAAFALVGAIAVLAVALVWRWIPALPAPAGASPWRELGALRSKQVWLTLGIAAIGFGGMFSVFSYVKPTLMNLAGLPEHGVPLVLALFGVGMVAGNLVGSRLADKALMPTIGGLLTWSAAVLLLFCFTAHHLWLGAFNVLLVGTAVALGPALQIRLMDVAGEAQTLAAALNHSAFNLANALGAWLGGITISLGLGWESTGWVGMLLALGGLVIFAWTCADKKRNG, via the coding sequence ATGGTCAACCCCGTCATACCATCTCCATCCCATCCGGCCTCCGCCAGCAGTTCCGACCGTTCCTTCCTCAAGGCCCTGCTGGCCCTGGGCGTGGGCGGCTTCAGCATCGGCACCGGCGAATTCGTGATCATGGGCCTGCTGCCCGATGCGGCCCGGGACCTGGGCGTTTCCATTCCGCACGCCGGCCATCTGATCAGCTCCTATGCGCTGGGCGTGGTGATCGGCGCGCCGGTGCTGGCCGTGCTCGGCGCGCGCATGCAGCGCCGCGCGCTGCTGATGGCGCTGATGCTGCTTTACGCCATCGGCAATTTCGCGAGTGCCATCGCGCCCGGCTATGCGGCCATGGTGCTGATGCGCTTTCTCAGCGGCCTGCCGCACGGCACCTACTTTGGCGTCGCGGCGCTGGTGGCCGCGCACCTGGCGCCGCCGGGCCGGCGCGCACAGGCCGTGGGCTATGTGATGCTGGGGTTGACCACGGCCACCCTGGTCGGGGTACCGCTCGCGGCCGGACTGGGCCAGTGGCTGGGCTGGCGCGCGGCGTTTGCGCTGGTCGGCGCCATCGCGGTACTTGCCGTGGCCCTGGTCTGGCGCTGGATTCCTGCGCTGCCCGCGCCCGCCGGCGCAAGCCCGTGGCGCGAACTGGGCGCGCTGCGCAGCAAGCAGGTCTGGCTCACGCTGGGCATTGCCGCGATCGGCTTTGGCGGCATGTTCTCGGTGTTCAGCTACGTCAAGCCGACGCTGATGAACCTGGCCGGCCTGCCCGAGCACGGCGTGCCGCTGGTGCTGGCGCTGTTCGGTGTCGGCATGGTGGCCGGCAACCTGGTCGGCTCGCGCCTCGCGGACAAGGCCCTCATGCCCACCATTGGCGGCCTGCTCACCTGGTCGGCCGCGGTGCTGCTGCTGTTTTGCTTCACCGCCCACCACCTGTGGCTGGGCGCGTTCAACGTGCTGCTGGTGGGCACCGCCGTGGCGCTGGGCCCGGCCTTGCAGATCCGGCTGATGGACGTGGCGGGCGAGGCCCAGACCCTGGCCGCCGCGCTCAACCACTCGGCCTTCAACCTGGCCAATGCGCTCGGCGCCTGGCTGGGCGGCATCACCATCTCGCTGGGCCTGGGCTGGGAATCCACCGGCTGGGTCGGCATGCTGCTGGCGCTGGGCGGCCTGGTGATCTTTGCCTGGACCTGCGCCGACAAGAAGCGCAACGGCTGA
- a CDS encoding TetR/AcrR family transcriptional regulator: MKVSKAQAAEHRAGIVDAAARLYREKGLEGVGVAEITRDAGLTHGGLYRHFESKDALAREACLRAFEWTITPLDGLEQDAHASSMEKLQAMVDSYLSTSHRDHPGEGCPAAALATDAARAGPEMSEVFAQGVERNIQRFMRVLEGGPAQKRAQTIALLSSMVGALALARATAAGNPALSEEILRTLREQLVAGARAAG, from the coding sequence ATGAAAGTCAGCAAAGCCCAAGCCGCCGAACACCGCGCCGGCATTGTCGATGCCGCGGCCCGGCTGTACCGCGAGAAAGGCCTGGAGGGCGTCGGGGTCGCGGAGATCACGCGCGATGCCGGCCTCACGCATGGCGGGCTCTACCGCCACTTCGAGTCCAAGGATGCGCTGGCGCGCGAGGCCTGCCTGCGCGCTTTCGAATGGACCATCACGCCGCTCGACGGCCTGGAGCAGGACGCCCATGCTTCGTCCATGGAAAAGCTCCAGGCCATGGTCGACAGCTACCTGTCCACCAGCCACCGCGACCATCCTGGCGAAGGCTGCCCCGCCGCCGCGCTGGCCACCGATGCGGCGCGCGCCGGCCCGGAAATGTCCGAAGTCTTTGCCCAGGGCGTGGAGCGCAACATCCAGCGCTTCATGCGCGTGCTCGAAGGCGGGCCCGCGCAAAAGCGCGCCCAGACCATCGCCCTGCTGAGCAGCATGGTCGGCGCGCTGGCGCTGGCGCGCGCCACGGCGGCCGGCAATCCCGCGCTGTCGGAAGAAATCCTGCGCACGCTGCGCGAACAGCTGGTTGCGGGCGCGCGGGCCGCGGGATAG
- the fabF gene encoding beta-ketoacyl-ACP synthase II: protein MGRRVVITGLGLVSPLGCNVELAWQRLLAGQSGVRPLDPEVSAGTGASVAGRVPSLEEDPEGGWSPEALIPAKELRRLDRFGAFALVAADQALAHAQWRHATPAQKERAATIIGSGVGGFGTIVDAVRTTDGKGPQRLSPFTVPAFLANLAAGQVSIRHQLQGPIGAPVTACAASIQAIGDAARLIRNDEADMALCGGSEATIDRVALGSFAAAKALSNSGAGNPATASRPFDAARDGFVMAEGAGLLVLESLEHALARGATPLAEVVGYGTSADAYHVTSGPEDGSGAARSMRMALRQAQLQPQDIQHLNAHATSTPVGDRGELAAIRQVFGTGQGPSITATKSALGHMLGAAGGAAAIFTVLALRDQTVPPVLNLEQPDALAEGLDLVRGAARTQAIEHAMLNGFGFGGVNASLILRRFEP from the coding sequence ATGGGTCGACGTGTCGTGATCACCGGCTTGGGGCTGGTTTCTCCGCTGGGTTGCAACGTGGAACTGGCCTGGCAGCGGCTGCTGGCCGGGCAGTCGGGCGTGCGTCCTCTGGACCCCGAAGTCAGTGCCGGCACCGGCGCCTCCGTGGCGGGCCGCGTGCCTTCGCTGGAAGAAGATCCGGAAGGCGGCTGGAGTCCCGAAGCCCTCATTCCCGCCAAGGAACTGCGCCGGCTGGACCGTTTTGGCGCCTTCGCGCTGGTTGCGGCCGATCAGGCGCTGGCGCATGCGCAATGGCGGCACGCCACGCCCGCGCAGAAGGAGCGCGCGGCGACCATCATCGGCTCCGGAGTGGGCGGCTTCGGCACCATTGTCGACGCGGTGCGCACCACCGATGGCAAGGGGCCGCAGCGCCTGTCGCCGTTCACGGTGCCGGCGTTTCTCGCCAACCTGGCCGCGGGCCAGGTGTCGATCCGCCATCAATTGCAAGGCCCGATCGGCGCGCCGGTCACGGCCTGCGCCGCGAGCATCCAGGCGATCGGCGATGCGGCGCGGCTGATCCGCAACGACGAAGCCGACATGGCGCTGTGCGGCGGCAGCGAGGCCACCATCGACCGCGTGGCGCTGGGCAGCTTTGCGGCGGCCAAGGCGCTGTCGAATTCGGGCGCCGGCAACCCGGCCACGGCCTCGCGGCCGTTCGATGCGGCGCGCGATGGCTTCGTCATGGCCGAGGGCGCGGGCCTGCTGGTGCTCGAATCGCTGGAACATGCGCTGGCGCGCGGCGCCACGCCGCTGGCCGAAGTCGTGGGCTACGGCACCTCGGCCGATGCCTACCATGTGACGTCGGGTCCCGAAGACGGCTCGGGCGCGGCGCGCTCGATGCGCATGGCGCTGCGCCAGGCGCAGCTGCAGCCGCAGGACATCCAGCATCTGAATGCCCACGCGACCTCGACCCCCGTGGGCGACCGCGGCGAGCTGGCCGCCATACGCCAGGTGTTCGGCACGGGCCAGGGTCCGTCGATCACCGCCACCAAATCCGCGCTGGGCCACATGCTGGGCGCGGCCGGCGGCGCGGCCGCGATCTTCACGGTGCTGGCGCTGCGTGACCAGACCGTGCCACCGGTGCTCAATCTCGAGCAGCCCGATGCGCTGGCCGAGGGCCTGGACCTGGTGCGCGGCGCGGCGCGCACGCAGGCCATCGAGCACGCCATGCTCAATGGCTTTGGCTTTGGCGGCGTCAATGCTTCGCTGATCCTGCGGCGCTTCGAGCCCTGA
- a CDS encoding GGDEF domain-containing protein, with amino-acid sequence MFQQKSFSQLRPVAILCKVIATLACLVILLLVDIHHDVPSALYLWVILAGLCCWAATKVRSVGTLFILSTTVLAISAGCLAQVALIIGHPDYWLLPIGLMLSLPSAAIHIRPLHYLLSGALIWATDFYVIQPQFERPLDALLTLLAVGGALLTGVAVCSAYRHIRRTVFELQQQLHALAYQDTLTGLPNRRAFMEEVEGTGGRGFFLMIDIDDFKQINDRLGHAAGDQVLVEVGKILRATSPRHPIARLGGEEFAVAASVPDLAGAQLLAQAIVDAVHALQTHGLPLSVSIGVAERRLGEAAASWMHRADGALYAAKMAGKNRFVAVD; translated from the coding sequence TTGTTTCAGCAAAAGAGCTTCTCCCAGCTGCGGCCGGTGGCCATCCTGTGCAAGGTGATTGCCACGCTGGCGTGCCTGGTGATCCTGTTGCTGGTGGATATCCACCATGACGTACCCAGCGCGCTGTATCTGTGGGTGATTCTGGCGGGCCTGTGCTGCTGGGCCGCGACCAAAGTCCGCTCGGTGGGCACCCTGTTCATCCTGTCCACCACGGTGCTGGCCATCAGCGCGGGCTGCCTGGCGCAGGTGGCGCTGATCATCGGCCATCCCGATTACTGGCTGCTGCCGATCGGCTTGATGCTGAGCCTGCCCAGCGCCGCCATCCATATCCGGCCGCTGCACTACCTGCTGTCCGGCGCGTTGATCTGGGCCACCGACTTCTATGTCATCCAGCCGCAGTTCGAGCGCCCGCTCGACGCGCTGCTGACGCTGCTGGCCGTCGGCGGCGCGCTGCTCACGGGGGTCGCGGTCTGCAGCGCCTACCGCCACATCCGGCGCACGGTGTTCGAGTTGCAGCAGCAGCTGCATGCGCTCGCCTACCAGGATACGTTGACCGGCCTGCCCAACCGCCGGGCCTTCATGGAGGAAGTCGAGGGCACCGGCGGGCGCGGCTTCTTCCTGATGATAGACATCGACGACTTCAAGCAGATCAACGACAGGCTGGGCCATGCGGCCGGCGACCAGGTGCTGGTGGAAGTCGGCAAGATCCTGCGCGCCACCAGCCCGCGCCACCCGATCGCACGCCTGGGCGGCGAGGAGTTTGCGGTCGCGGCCAGCGTGCCCGACCTGGCCGGCGCGCAGTTGCTGGCGCAGGCCATTGTCGATGCCGTGCATGCGCTCCAGACGCATGGCCTGCCGCTGTCCGTGAGCATCGGCGTGGCCGAGCGCCGCCTGGGCGAAGCTGCGGCCAGCTGGATGCACCGCGCCGACGGCGCGCTGTACGCGGCAAAGATGGCAGGCAAGAACCGCTTTGTCGCGGTGGATTGA